A section of the Pimelobacter simplex genome encodes:
- a CDS encoding alpha/beta hydrolase: MSKKLIVAVVVVWALVLAGGVGIGVVLLTSGGDSDEPAADSSTPPPAQTQGADGRTMEDFYQQKLSWSACGADECTTLQVPIDYQKPGDGSIEIALERAKATGDRIGSLVINPGGPGAPGTSTVRDAQYYFAPELRAAYDIVGFDPRGTGKSAPVDCLSDSALDAYIAADPDPDTPEELKQATENSADFWAGCKARSGTLGAHVSTVEAARDMDVLRAALGEDKLDYLGFSYGTRLGATYAELYPENTGRLVLDGAIDPSLSSRDGALSQAAGFETALRSYVGSCVADGDCFLGDSVDAGLKTIKGLLDDIDAKPLETKDAEGRKLTVGLAFYGLITPLYAKDNWSFLDDGLKAALKGDGSTLLQLSDFYGSREGGRYTDNSLEAISVINCLDDPWSITPDQVPGQFADFEKASPTFGKVFAWGLTACDGDPFTATDEPDLKIDGSGAAPLVVLGTTRDPATPYKEAVAMAEQLESAVLVTREGDGHTAYNKGNSCIDDAVHAYLIDGKVPQDGLTC; encoded by the coding sequence GTGAGCAAGAAGTTGATCGTCGCGGTCGTCGTGGTGTGGGCCCTCGTGCTCGCCGGCGGCGTCGGCATCGGAGTGGTGCTGCTGACCAGCGGCGGCGACTCCGACGAGCCGGCCGCCGACTCCTCCACGCCGCCCCCCGCGCAGACCCAGGGCGCGGACGGTCGCACGATGGAGGACTTCTACCAGCAGAAGCTCAGCTGGTCGGCCTGCGGCGCCGACGAGTGCACCACCCTCCAGGTCCCCATCGACTACCAGAAGCCCGGCGACGGCTCGATCGAGATCGCCCTCGAGCGGGCCAAGGCGACCGGCGACCGGATCGGCTCCCTGGTGATCAACCCGGGCGGACCCGGTGCTCCGGGCACCTCCACCGTCCGTGACGCGCAGTACTACTTCGCGCCCGAGCTGCGCGCGGCGTACGACATCGTGGGCTTCGACCCCCGCGGTACCGGCAAGTCCGCCCCCGTCGACTGCCTGAGCGACTCCGCCCTCGACGCCTACATCGCCGCCGACCCCGACCCGGACACCCCGGAGGAGCTGAAGCAGGCCACCGAGAACTCCGCGGACTTCTGGGCCGGCTGCAAGGCCCGCTCCGGCACTCTCGGCGCCCACGTCAGCACCGTCGAGGCCGCCCGCGACATGGACGTCCTGCGCGCCGCCCTCGGCGAGGACAAGCTCGACTACCTCGGCTTCTCCTACGGCACCCGCCTCGGCGCGACGTACGCCGAGCTCTACCCCGAGAACACCGGACGCCTCGTCCTCGACGGCGCCATCGACCCCTCGCTGTCCTCGCGCGACGGCGCCCTCAGCCAGGCCGCCGGCTTCGAGACCGCCCTGCGCTCCTATGTCGGCAGCTGCGTCGCCGACGGTGACTGCTTCCTCGGCGACAGCGTCGACGCCGGCCTGAAGACCATCAAGGGCCTGCTCGACGACATCGACGCGAAGCCGCTCGAGACCAAGGACGCCGAGGGCCGCAAGCTCACCGTCGGCCTCGCCTTCTACGGCCTGATCACCCCCCTCTACGCCAAGGACAACTGGTCCTTCCTCGACGACGGCCTCAAGGCCGCCCTCAAGGGCGACGGCTCGACCCTCCTGCAGCTCTCCGACTTCTACGGCTCCCGCGAGGGCGGTCGCTACACCGACAACAGCCTCGAGGCCATCTCGGTGATCAACTGCCTCGACGACCCCTGGTCCATCACGCCCGACCAGGTCCCCGGCCAGTTCGCCGACTTCGAGAAGGCCTCACCCACCTTCGGCAAGGTCTTCGCCTGGGGCCTGACCGCCTGCGACGGCGACCCCTTCACCGCCACCGACGAGCCGGACCTCAAGATCGACGGCTCCGGCGCGGCCCCCCTCGTGGTCCTCGGCACCACGCGGGACCCCGCGACGCCGTACAAGGAGGCGGTGGCGATGGCCGAGCAGCTCGAGTCCGCCGTCCTGGTCACGCGCGAGGGGGACGGGCACACGGCGTACAACAAGGGGAACAGCTGCATCGACGACGCCGTCCACGCCTACCTCATCGACGGCAAGGTCCCCCAGGACGGCCTGACCTGCTGA
- a CDS encoding class I SAM-dependent methyltransferase, producing the protein MLPVALAAPLREALLAADFTYDAVSDLLGPEAHQALSRNETRPGLRRTTDGSPLATLVRLFLLQAAVPVSEAERALPGLVDRLANAGALVQSVGEVAARLDVRPYGSEEGDLWVVSDLTPGLDGIPTAVTGDYVLGISPASSSLAQLTLRHDVGTALDLGTGCGVQALHLAAHSDRVVATDVNQRALAIARFNAALNDVDDKVEVREGSFFGPVAGERFDLIATNPPFVISPATGERLVYRDSGLPGDQVVEHIVRTAPDHLTDGGWCQVLANWVIEKDRPWDERIGGWLPDECDALVVQREVLDPASYVELWLKDSGHHPATGGDPATYGRRYDTWLSWLEQQGVAGVGFGWLNLRRRADVAPGALVRDLLEWPYDVEQPIAPAISAWADSSLAARSLDAGSHLVLREDVVQETSGPVGGEDPATIVLRQQRGFRRARQVDTVVAAVAGACDGELAVGPLVDAVGQLLDRDPAGLREVYLPELAELVAEGFLAPGE; encoded by the coding sequence CCGTCAGCGACCTGCTCGGCCCCGAGGCGCACCAGGCGCTCTCGCGCAACGAGACCCGCCCCGGCCTGCGCCGTACGACGGACGGGAGCCCGCTGGCGACGCTGGTCCGGCTCTTCCTGCTGCAGGCCGCGGTGCCGGTGTCCGAGGCGGAGCGGGCGCTGCCCGGGCTGGTCGACCGGCTGGCCAATGCGGGCGCGCTGGTGCAGAGCGTGGGGGAGGTCGCGGCGCGGCTCGACGTACGCCCCTACGGGTCGGAGGAGGGGGACCTGTGGGTGGTCAGCGACCTGACTCCGGGGCTGGACGGGATCCCGACGGCGGTGACCGGTGACTACGTGCTGGGGATCAGCCCGGCGTCGTCGAGCCTGGCCCAGCTGACGCTGCGGCACGACGTGGGGACCGCGCTCGACCTCGGGACCGGGTGCGGGGTCCAGGCGCTGCACCTGGCGGCGCACAGCGACCGGGTGGTCGCGACCGACGTCAACCAGCGGGCGCTGGCGATCGCCCGGTTCAACGCGGCGCTCAACGACGTCGACGACAAGGTCGAGGTGCGCGAGGGGTCGTTCTTCGGGCCGGTCGCGGGGGAGCGGTTCGACCTGATCGCGACCAACCCGCCGTTCGTGATCTCGCCGGCGACCGGTGAGCGCCTCGTCTACCGCGACTCGGGGCTGCCGGGTGACCAGGTCGTCGAGCACATCGTCCGGACCGCGCCCGACCACCTGACCGACGGCGGCTGGTGCCAGGTGCTCGCCAACTGGGTCATCGAGAAGGACCGGCCCTGGGACGAGCGGATCGGCGGCTGGCTGCCCGACGAGTGCGACGCGCTGGTGGTCCAGCGCGAGGTGCTCGACCCGGCGTCGTACGTCGAGCTGTGGCTCAAGGACTCCGGGCACCACCCGGCCACCGGTGGTGACCCCGCGACCTACGGCCGGCGCTACGACACGTGGCTGTCCTGGCTGGAGCAGCAGGGTGTGGCCGGCGTCGGTTTCGGCTGGCTCAACCTGCGCCGGCGCGCGGACGTCGCGCCGGGCGCGCTGGTCCGCGATCTCCTCGAGTGGCCGTACGACGTCGAGCAGCCCATCGCTCCGGCGATCTCGGCGTGGGCCGACTCGTCCCTGGCCGCGCGGTCGCTGGACGCCGGCTCCCACCTGGTGCTGCGCGAGGACGTCGTCCAGGAGACCTCCGGGCCCGTCGGCGGCGAGGACCCGGCCACGATCGTGCTCCGCCAGCAGCGCGGGTTCCGCCGCGCCCGCCAGGTCGACACGGTCGTCGCCGCGGTGGCCGGCGCGTGCGACGGCGAGCTCGCCGTGGGCCCGCTGGTCGACGCCGTCGGGCAGCTCCTGGACCGCGACCCGGCCGGTCTGCGGGAGGTCTACCTGCCCGAGCTGGCCGAGCTCGTGGCCGAAGGGTTCCTCGCGCCCGGCGAGTGA
- a CDS encoding serine hydrolase domain-containing protein gives MWTTKTALGVVLLLVGGAALGWWLLRDDSVSHALPAPRDLAAVTRAITDAVPPAQRDADVPGVTVGVSKDGEVAWTRGFGVPEDQLLQVGSISKTVAAAAVLTLADEGILDLDAPVSSYLRAWRLPAEFPDPDAVTLRRLLSHTAGIGTPGYRGRPAVRPLPTTAEALDGIRQSEEPGTYAYSGGGFTIAQEVVEEVTGEPFADVVQRTVLTPLRMTASGYACPGATLRYAEAAAAGLCATAADLARFAGWLGSADPRAVRMRTPAAGTDGRYGLGTEIGDDGATVGHLGVNRGFHAELRVNPAAGVGLVVLTDGDRGGEVVAAVLGAWQDAG, from the coding sequence ATGTGGACCACCAAGACCGCCCTCGGCGTCGTCCTCCTGCTCGTCGGCGGTGCCGCCCTCGGCTGGTGGCTCCTGCGCGACGACAGCGTCTCCCACGCGCTCCCGGCGCCCCGCGACCTGGCCGCGGTCACCCGGGCGATCACGGACGCCGTCCCGCCCGCGCAGCGCGACGCGGACGTCCCCGGCGTCACCGTCGGCGTGAGCAAGGACGGCGAGGTCGCCTGGACCCGCGGCTTCGGCGTACCGGAGGACCAGCTGCTCCAGGTGGGCTCGATCTCCAAGACCGTCGCGGCCGCGGCCGTGCTCACCCTGGCCGACGAGGGGATCCTCGACCTCGACGCGCCCGTGTCGTCGTACCTGCGGGCGTGGCGGTTGCCCGCCGAGTTCCCCGACCCGGACGCGGTCACCCTGCGCCGGCTGCTGTCGCACACCGCCGGCATCGGTACGCCGGGCTACCGCGGGCGCCCGGCGGTCCGGCCGCTGCCGACGACGGCCGAGGCGCTCGACGGCATCCGGCAGAGCGAGGAGCCGGGCACCTACGCCTACTCCGGCGGCGGGTTCACGATCGCCCAGGAGGTGGTCGAGGAGGTGACCGGGGAGCCGTTCGCCGACGTCGTGCAACGGACCGTGCTCACACCCCTGCGGATGACCGCGAGCGGCTACGCCTGCCCCGGCGCCACGCTCCGGTACGCCGAGGCCGCGGCCGCCGGCCTCTGCGCGACCGCCGCCGACCTCGCCCGGTTCGCCGGCTGGCTCGGCTCCGCGGACCCGCGCGCCGTCCGGATGCGCACCCCGGCCGCCGGCACCGACGGCCGCTACGGCCTCGGCACCGAGATCGGGGACGACGGCGCCACCGTCGGCCACCTCGGCGTCAACCGTGGCTTCCACGCCGAGCTCCGGGTCAACCCGGCGGCCGGCGTCGGCCTCGTCGTCCTCACGGACGGGGACCGCGGCGGCGAGGTCGTCGCCGCGGTGCTCGGCGCGTGGCAGGACGCGGGCTAG
- a CDS encoding DUF2510 domain-containing protein produces MTNAGWYPDPAGAPDTYRYWDGQAWSQMTTTQPSGGGAASSAPATPPAPPAPEVPPTAATALPPAQPAYQQQPYQPQYQQPQYQQQPQPAWSPTPPPGGTGGTGGTGGGSTGKTVGIVVAAVLVLALLGVGGFFGIRALSGDDDGGGGDKKADDPTSQTSDGPTDETSSTVRPTGIQCTGGKPEPATAPDPSATTLTGGGLSIPKLDGYTTDARQSPAHTYADGFISQVAEVVPQKWISLYGVGAIPRAHGFEGVDSTAEIIMQCLTTNDQIYKGFSKRTDLKREEISVDGKPAYRITSEIRVKGQGLPIEGDVTTVVIVDTGDPASYGVFIGVAPIGDDARIAQEEQVIGEISVG; encoded by the coding sequence GTGACGAACGCAGGCTGGTACCCCGACCCCGCTGGCGCGCCCGACACCTACCGGTACTGGGACGGCCAGGCGTGGAGCCAGATGACCACGACGCAGCCGTCCGGCGGCGGCGCGGCCTCCTCGGCTCCCGCGACGCCTCCGGCCCCGCCGGCACCGGAGGTCCCGCCGACCGCGGCAACCGCGCTGCCCCCGGCCCAGCCGGCGTACCAGCAGCAGCCGTACCAGCCGCAGTACCAGCAGCCGCAGTACCAGCAGCAGCCCCAGCCCGCCTGGAGCCCGACCCCGCCCCCGGGCGGGACGGGCGGCACCGGCGGTACCGGCGGCGGGAGCACCGGCAAGACGGTCGGCATCGTCGTCGCGGCGGTCCTCGTCCTGGCCCTGCTCGGCGTGGGCGGCTTCTTCGGCATCCGCGCGCTCAGCGGTGACGACGACGGCGGCGGCGGCGACAAGAAGGCCGACGACCCCACGTCGCAGACCAGCGACGGCCCGACCGACGAGACCTCGTCGACCGTGCGCCCGACCGGCATCCAGTGCACCGGCGGCAAGCCGGAGCCGGCCACTGCCCCGGACCCGAGCGCCACGACGCTCACCGGCGGCGGTCTCAGCATCCCCAAGCTCGACGGCTACACCACCGACGCACGCCAGTCGCCGGCCCACACCTACGCCGACGGGTTCATCTCCCAGGTCGCCGAGGTCGTGCCCCAGAAGTGGATCTCGCTCTACGGCGTCGGTGCGATCCCGCGCGCCCACGGCTTCGAGGGCGTCGACTCCACGGCCGAGATCATCATGCAGTGCCTCACCACCAACGACCAGATCTACAAGGGCTTCTCGAAGCGCACGGACCTGAAGCGTGAGGAGATCTCCGTCGACGGCAAGCCGGCCTACCGGATCACCTCGGAGATCCGGGTCAAGGGCCAGGGCCTCCCGATCGAGGGGGACGTCACCACCGTCGTGATCGTCGACACGGGCGACCCGGCGTCGTACGGCGTCTTCATCGGGGTCGCGCCCATCGGGGACGACGCCCGGATCGCCCAGGAGGAGCAGGTCATCGGGGAGATCTCCGTCGGCTGA
- the topA gene encoding type I DNA topoisomerase: MSHKLVIVESPAKARTIGGYLGDGFVVESSIGHIRDLPNNAADTPAKIKDKPWGRLAIDVEHDFTPYYIVPRDKKSHIAKLKQLLKDADELYLATDEDREGEAIAWHLLDELKPKGIPVKRMTFNEITRAAIQAAAANTRDLDMDLVEAQETRRILDRLYGYEVSPVLWRKVMSGLSAGRVQSVATRLVVDREKERMAFKVASYWDLEGTFDAGSAHDQRMFPAKLYSVDGTRVASGSNFGQDGQLKARADVVHLDQRRAQALVSGLADSTYDVRSVESKPYRRSPYAPFRTTTLQQEASRKLGMSSSVTMSVAQRLYENGFITYMRTDSTTLSGSAIGAARAQVQELYGAEYLPDAPRTYANKVKNAQEAHEAIRPAGDSFRTPAQTGLKGDQFRLYELIWMRTVASQMKDAVGQSVTIRLGGAASTGEDVVFSASGRVITFHGFLKAYVEGTDDNAAKDDQETRLPNLHEGDRVSAASLSANGHETKPPARYTEATLIKELEEREIGRPSTYASIIGTILNRGYVYKKGTALVPAWIAFSVIRLLQEHFSRLVDYDFTAGMETVLDDIAKGQKDRVSELSEFYYGSDRLEGLQPLVTGLGDIDAKELATFPVGDEDDGIHLRVGKYGPYLEGPGDDGAAFAKRANVPEDLPPDELTVAKAKELLANPAGEEIDLGVDPETGLQVVAKNGRFGPYVTEVLPEDAPKSAKPRTGSLFKSMSLDTVTLSDAVKLLALPRVVGAGEDGEEITAQNGRYGPYLKKGTDSRSLTSEDQIFGITLDEALKIYSQPKQRGRAAAAPPLKELGNDPVSGQPVVVKAGRFGEYVTDGEYNATLRKDDSVEEITLERAAELLAERRAKGPAKKAAKKGAKKAAAKKTPAKKAAAKKTTTKKAAAKKAPAKKAAKKA, encoded by the coding sequence GTGTCCCACAAGTTGGTGATCGTCGAGTCGCCGGCGAAGGCCCGCACCATCGGCGGGTACCTCGGCGACGGCTTCGTCGTCGAGTCCTCCATCGGCCACATCCGGGATCTCCCGAACAACGCCGCCGACACCCCGGCCAAGATCAAGGACAAGCCGTGGGGTCGGCTGGCGATCGACGTGGAGCACGACTTCACGCCGTACTACATCGTCCCGCGCGACAAGAAGTCCCACATCGCCAAGCTCAAGCAGCTCCTCAAGGACGCCGACGAGCTCTACCTCGCCACCGATGAGGACCGCGAGGGCGAGGCGATCGCCTGGCACCTCCTCGACGAGCTCAAGCCCAAGGGCATCCCGGTCAAGCGGATGACCTTCAACGAGATCACCCGGGCGGCCATCCAGGCCGCCGCCGCCAACACCCGCGACCTCGACATGGACCTCGTCGAGGCCCAGGAGACGCGCCGCATCCTCGACCGTCTCTACGGGTACGAGGTCTCGCCGGTGCTGTGGCGCAAGGTGATGTCGGGTCTGTCCGCCGGCCGCGTCCAGTCCGTCGCGACCCGGCTCGTGGTCGACCGCGAGAAGGAGCGGATGGCCTTCAAGGTCGCCTCCTACTGGGACCTCGAGGGCACCTTCGACGCCGGCTCCGCGCACGACCAGCGGATGTTCCCGGCCAAGCTCTACAGCGTTGACGGGACGCGGGTGGCGAGCGGCTCGAACTTCGGGCAGGACGGCCAGCTCAAGGCGCGCGCCGACGTCGTCCACCTCGACCAGCGGCGGGCCCAGGCGCTCGTCAGCGGCCTCGCCGACAGCACGTACGACGTCCGGTCGGTCGAGTCCAAGCCCTACCGCCGTTCCCCCTACGCCCCCTTCCGCACGACCACGCTCCAGCAGGAGGCCAGCCGCAAGCTCGGCATGAGCTCGAGCGTGACGATGTCGGTCGCGCAGCGACTGTACGAGAACGGCTTCATCACCTACATGCGTACCGACTCGACGACGCTGTCGGGCAGCGCCATCGGGGCGGCGCGGGCACAGGTGCAGGAGCTCTACGGCGCGGAGTACCTCCCCGACGCCCCCCGCACCTACGCCAACAAGGTCAAGAACGCCCAGGAGGCGCACGAGGCGATCCGTCCGGCGGGCGACTCGTTCCGCACGCCGGCCCAGACCGGTCTCAAGGGCGACCAGTTCCGGCTCTACGAGCTGATCTGGATGCGCACCGTCGCCTCGCAGATGAAGGACGCCGTCGGCCAGTCCGTCACGATCCGCCTCGGCGGCGCTGCGAGCACCGGTGAGGACGTCGTCTTCTCCGCGTCCGGCCGGGTGATCACGTTCCACGGGTTCCTCAAGGCCTACGTCGAGGGCACCGACGACAACGCGGCCAAGGACGACCAGGAGACGCGGCTCCCCAACCTGCACGAGGGCGACCGGGTCTCGGCCGCGTCGCTGAGCGCCAACGGTCACGAGACCAAGCCGCCGGCCCGCTACACCGAGGCCACGCTCATCAAGGAGCTCGAGGAGCGCGAGATCGGCCGCCCGTCGACGTACGCGTCGATCATCGGGACGATCCTCAACCGCGGCTACGTCTACAAGAAGGGCACCGCGCTGGTGCCGGCGTGGATCGCGTTCTCGGTGATCCGACTGCTCCAGGAGCACTTCTCGCGGCTGGTCGACTACGACTTCACCGCGGGCATGGAGACCGTCCTCGACGACATCGCCAAGGGCCAGAAGGACCGGGTCAGCGAGCTCAGCGAGTTCTACTACGGCTCCGACCGCCTCGAGGGCCTGCAGCCGCTGGTGACCGGGCTCGGCGACATCGACGCCAAGGAGCTCGCGACCTTCCCGGTCGGCGACGAGGACGACGGCATCCACCTGCGGGTCGGCAAGTACGGTCCCTACCTCGAGGGCCCCGGCGACGACGGCGCGGCGTTCGCCAAGCGCGCCAACGTGCCCGAGGACCTCCCGCCGGACGAGCTGACCGTGGCCAAGGCCAAGGAGCTGCTCGCCAACCCGGCCGGCGAGGAGATCGATCTCGGCGTCGACCCCGAGACCGGGCTGCAGGTCGTCGCCAAGAACGGCCGCTTCGGTCCCTACGTCACCGAGGTGCTTCCGGAGGACGCGCCCAAGAGCGCCAAGCCGCGCACCGGCTCGCTGTTCAAGTCGATGTCGCTCGACACCGTCACGCTCAGCGACGCGGTCAAGCTGCTCGCCCTGCCGCGCGTCGTCGGCGCCGGCGAGGACGGCGAGGAGATCACCGCCCAGAACGGCCGCTACGGGCCGTACCTCAAGAAGGGCACCGACTCGCGCTCGCTCACCAGCGAGGACCAGATCTTCGGGATCACGCTCGACGAGGCGCTCAAGATCTACAGCCAGCCCAAGCAGCGCGGCCGGGCCGCCGCGGCGCCGCCGCTCAAGGAGCTGGGCAACGACCCGGTCTCCGGGCAGCCGGTGGTCGTCAAGGCCGGCCGGTTCGGCGAGTACGTCACCGACGGTGAGTACAACGCGACCCTGCGCAAGGACGACTCGGTCGAGGAGATCACCCTCGAGCGCGCCGCCGAGCTGCTGGCCGAGCGCCGGGCCAAGGGCCCCGCCAAGAAGGCGGCCAAGAAGGGCGCGAAGAAGGCCGCCGCGAAGAAGACGCCGGCCAAGAAGGCGGCTGCGAAGAAGACGACCACCAAGAAGGCCGCGGCCAAGAAGGCGCCGGCCAAGAAGGCCGCCAAGAAGGCCTAG
- a CDS encoding DNA polymerase III subunit delta' — protein MSVWDTLVGQKPTVAALEKAVAGQGMTHAWLFTGPPGSGRSNAAIAFAAALQCDQGGRGPDCPDTCHTCHTVLAGSHADVSVIRTQKLSIGVDEVRDLVRRASLSPMGDRWQILIVEDADRLTEQACNALLKAIEEPNGRTIWMLCAPTVEDVLPTIRSRCRLVTLATPTTEEVAGFLQARGVEAGRATYAARASQGHIGRARALAFDDDVSRRRQEVVSMPVRLTTLGRCMDAATRLASAAKDEADAITAELDAREKVDLDAAYGVVERGRRPREYGPALAALEKGQRTRAKRRHLDVVDRGLTDLMSVYRDAIALATGAPGELVNEDIREQVQTIVETSTPELNLRRIGWIFAAREQMLEFNVPVALALESMMVALKAPQR, from the coding sequence GTGAGCGTCTGGGACACCCTCGTCGGGCAGAAGCCGACCGTCGCCGCGCTCGAGAAGGCCGTCGCCGGCCAGGGGATGACCCACGCCTGGCTGTTCACCGGTCCGCCGGGATCGGGACGGTCCAACGCGGCGATCGCGTTCGCCGCGGCGCTCCAGTGCGACCAGGGCGGACGGGGGCCCGACTGCCCCGACACGTGCCACACCTGCCACACCGTGCTCGCCGGCTCGCACGCCGACGTCTCGGTGATCCGCACCCAGAAGCTGTCGATCGGCGTCGACGAGGTCCGCGACCTGGTCCGCCGGGCGTCGCTGAGCCCGATGGGCGACCGCTGGCAGATCCTCATCGTCGAGGACGCCGACCGGCTCACCGAGCAGGCGTGCAACGCCCTGCTCAAGGCGATCGAGGAGCCCAACGGCCGCACGATCTGGATGCTGTGCGCGCCGACCGTCGAGGACGTGCTGCCCACGATCCGCTCGCGCTGCCGCCTGGTCACCCTCGCGACGCCGACGACCGAGGAGGTCGCCGGCTTCCTGCAGGCGCGGGGCGTCGAGGCCGGGCGGGCGACGTACGCGGCGCGAGCGAGCCAGGGACACATCGGCCGGGCCCGGGCGCTGGCCTTCGACGACGACGTGAGCCGCCGGCGCCAGGAGGTCGTCAGCATGCCGGTGCGGCTGACCACCCTCGGCCGCTGCATGGACGCCGCCACGCGCCTCGCGAGCGCCGCCAAGGACGAGGCCGACGCGATCACCGCCGAGCTCGACGCGCGCGAGAAGGTCGACCTCGACGCGGCCTACGGCGTGGTCGAGCGCGGCCGCCGCCCCCGCGAGTACGGCCCCGCCCTCGCCGCCCTCGAGAAGGGCCAGCGCACCCGTGCCAAGCGGCGCCACCTCGACGTCGTCGACCGCGGCCTGACCGACCTGATGTCGGTCTACCGCGACGCCATCGCGCTCGCGACCGGAGCCCCCGGCGAGCTGGTCAACGAGGACATCCGGGAACAGGTCCAGACCATCGTCGAGACCTCCACCCCCGAGCTGAACCTCCGCAGGATCGGTTGGATCTTCGCCGCGCGGGAACAGATGCTGGAGTTCAACGTGCCGGTGGCTTTGGCCCTGGAGTCGATGATGGTGGCGTTGAAGGCGCCACAACGATGA
- the tmk gene encoding dTMP kinase — MTRYPGRYTSTGVFVCFEGGEGGGKSTQSRLLRDRLAEQGYAVRLTHEPGDTPVGKDLRRIVLSPETGELAHKTEFLLYAADKAEHVETLVLPALDRGEVVITDRYVDSTLAYQGAGRALDRDELEEVSRWATGDLRPHLTVVLDLEPEAGLGRFEERDRIEGEGLAFHQRVRQSFLDLAAHDPAHYLVVDARGTIDEIAALIAARVAPLLAQARRMAP; from the coding sequence GTGACCCGCTATCCCGGCCGCTACACCTCGACCGGCGTCTTCGTGTGCTTCGAGGGCGGTGAGGGCGGCGGCAAGTCGACCCAGTCACGGCTGCTGCGCGACCGGCTGGCCGAGCAGGGCTACGCCGTGCGGCTCACCCACGAGCCCGGCGACACCCCGGTCGGCAAGGACCTGCGCCGGATCGTGCTCAGCCCCGAGACCGGCGAGCTCGCCCACAAGACCGAGTTCCTGCTCTACGCCGCCGACAAGGCCGAGCACGTCGAGACCCTCGTGCTGCCCGCGCTCGACCGCGGCGAGGTCGTCATCACCGACCGGTACGTCGACTCGACCCTCGCCTACCAGGGCGCCGGCCGCGCGCTCGACCGCGACGAGCTCGAGGAGGTCTCCCGGTGGGCCACCGGCGACCTGCGCCCGCACCTGACCGTCGTCCTCGACCTGGAGCCCGAGGCCGGCCTGGGCCGGTTCGAGGAGCGCGACCGGATCGAGGGCGAGGGCCTGGCCTTCCACCAGCGGGTACGGCAGTCGTTCCTCGACCTCGCCGCGCACGACCCCGCGCACTACCTCGTCGTCGACGCCCGCGGCACGATCGACGAGATCGCCGCCCTCATCGCGGCGCGGGTGGCGCCGCTGCTGGCCCAGGCACGGAGGATGGCACCGTGA